CAGAGATTTCTGACCTATCCcctcaaataagaaaaacaatatataaacaagtTACTGTGTGTTAGTTCTGAGAGTTAGGAGCAAGAAAACAGCCAGCGGAAAGAACGTTCATGTTGAGAAGGAGATCAGCAGCCTTCCTGGGTTCCACAAGGAGAATCTGTctcctggagctgcagcagccttGTCTGAGGTCAGCCTAGTTGATCATGCAACAGGGTCGAAGCCTTTCCTGGGCTCAGCATTAAACAACTAGTAAATCAGTGAGGAAGCGATAAGGACACTTTTCAATTCCGTCCATCACAGCTAAAATTATCTCACTAATTACAGTTTCTATAAATCAGCTTAGGTTAAAAGAGGGCATTGCAGGCAATGGGCGAAGTGCAGTTCACTCAATTAAACCTGGCTGCTTGATTTCATCGACAGACTTTGGAGGACCTCAAAACTGGGGAAACAGAAGGTATAAATGGAACAAACTCTTAAGGAGATGGGAGGGGTTGGGAGAGGAATTCTTAAGATCTTTCCTCACTGAAGCTTCCCAGGGCTGGACACTTGAGAACAAACGAAGGCTGCTGGAATCCAAAAATTACAGACCCACTTGAAAATACCGCAACATGCCATAATTCATCCTGTTTGTTCGGTGGGTCATTTGGACTGCAAAgacaatgctttttatttttcccagttttaAAACCAAGCCGGGACAAAGAGAAGTTTTCTGTGTTGTCACACAGCTCTAGGGACAAGCCCTAGGGATGTTCTGTGTCCCCTCGACAAGTGAGAAGTTCCAATAGCTAACAGACCCAGCTGGATCCAGAGCTTTCAAGGGACTCTGCACCAGCTgctggcttttgttttcattttgtgtttgaAAAACGTCAAGGTCATTTCACAAACCTTGGAAATCGAATCCCAATCCACTGCAaattttctccttcttcatctAAATCTCCTTGTCCTAAACCTCTCCAAGAGAATGCAAGCTATTACGCCTTATCAGATGTTCCCTTGTTTTAAATCCATGGCAATCACACTTATTTCATTAGCATTTGTGTCCTGTGGTCACGCATAAGCTCCTAAACcaataacaattaaaaacaagGTGCATTCCTTAATTCCTAATTCCAGTCTACTTATGCAGGATGTTATCCAACCGATCTGAAAGTGTTTTTCGAAATCTACAATGATAAATGTGTCAGACACTCTGCTGGGTTATTTACTTCCATAAACCCTAATCCTCTACCCAagcccattttgcaggtgaggaaggAACTTGATAGACTCAGAGCTGAAGGAACCTGTCCCAGGTCACTCGGTGAGTATGTAACCCCATTCACATGGACGCTTGGCCCAGCATGGTTCTAAAGGCCAGCCACCAGCTGTCCACTCGCCACAACATGTTGCCCTAGCCTCCCCAAGGTCGGAAGTTTGCATCTGCACTCCTGTTTTTTACTTAAGGAGGTGTGTAGGAAACTTGGGAGAGGTGAAGTACAGATCTTGGGGTCAGAAGGCCAGCATAGCAAGGTATCTTTGGGTGCGAGAGTCTTGGTGTCTAAAGTATTTTACTTGAGTCACTTAAAACCTCATACAACTCAGAAAAACAGCTCCCTGTCACCCCTACCTCCCGGCTCCCATTGCCCTCCCATCaccaatgcacacacacacaaagaaacgaAAGAAGAACCCGCCCACTTCAGTCTCACatatacacattaaaatgatGTCCTTTAcaccgggcacaatggctcacgcctgtaatcccagcactttaggaggccgaagtggatggatcacctgaggtcaggagttcaagaccagcctggccagcatggtgaagcgccgtctctactaaaaatacaaaaaaattagctgggcacggtggtgtatgcctatagttccagctactcaggtggctgagaaacaagaatcatttgagtccaggaggcggaggttgcagtgagctaagatcgcaccactgcattccagcctgggcgacagagtgagactctgtctcaaaaaaaaaaacaaaaaaaaaacaaaaaaaaaacagatgtccTTTACATGAGGGTTAAAACCCTTAGGTCAAAGTTCCAAGGTCAGTAAAACAACTCGATTAAAGAACTGTAATTCAAATACACTTTCTGTGGATGCTCTTTGTAAAGCAATTGTTTTCAAGCCCTTTCCCCAACCAGTGCCCAGCAGACTGCTAACAGCATCTAGAACGCACCCTCCGTGGAGGACTCTCAGAACCTCAGATTCCCCATTTCTTCCCCCACACTCTGCACTTTTCCTCTTACTCATCTGCTCCTTCCAGCCAGGGTCCTTCTTGGCCCAGATGACCTGATACCTGGAAGCCATTACTTCATACCTCTCCACCAGGAGGTGTGTGGCAAGTCCGCTGAGGTCGGGGATCCAGGACTTACGATTTGTTCCTGGCGAAGTTTTgggtctctctgagcctccatctcCCATGTGCAAACTAGGCTGCATTCTGCCTCCTGATGGCCTGAGATGCGTGTGGAAGCACTTTGCAGTGAAAAGTGCCAGACTCATGTTAGGGGTTACAATTGTCCTAACTGTTCTTTGCTAGACACTGTCTGGCACTTTGTGAGATTCAAATTTACATCCCCCAGGGGCAACTACGTTCACTCCTGTGGCCATTTGCTGTGGGTGAACTTTTATATAGGGTTTATGGGTTTATATTGCCACCCAAAAGAACAGCCCGGATTCTATGAGGCAGCCTGATTTATGGCAATCACAAAAGCTAGGTCCCTTGCCGACCACAGTTGGGAACCCCTTTGTGTTagctttgtgcctcagtttactcaacTATGAAATGGACAAAACACCTTTGGTGGTCTGGCGGCGGGGGTTCAGATTGGAAATAACTAAAGCAAAGTCACCTGGCTTACACCTTGTCCACTTTAACACGTATACACACTACCTATCGGCACCATGACCCAAATTCCCACTGAAGCAAGCTACTAAGGCCCACAGCTCAGCCAATGGGGACTCTCAAAGCCTAAGTACCTTTTGCTCCGTGACCCCATCCAGCCCTTCCTAACACCGACAGCCAAGCTGACAGAGGTTTGAACCCATAGCCATCTGGGAAGGTAGGTGTGGGGACTAtaatgagaccatcctggcagtTCTCGCTTCACTCCAGATACGCTTATTTCCTATGAATGGGGCCAATCCTCAAACACTTCACAGGGGATTCTGATGTGGAGATGTGGATAGTGAAGGAgctttctcctgccaccttgtgccTGCCCCGGGCCAAGACAGGAGAGTTCTCTGGCTCTTGGACCACTCTTCCCTCCATTCACTACAGCTTTTCACCAAACACTAATAGGGGACAAGGATCTGTCCCTCCTCAATTCCCCTGCCCCTGTCACTTGCTTTCCAGACTAGATAAATgcagatttttagaaaaatgaacaatCGTCTTTTATTGGGGGCCTGAGGGCAAGTCATGTGCAAAGAGACACACAGAGTTTATAAATAGTCCTGCAGAGGTCAAATTTCTCTGGGtggggccaggccctgtggctcatgcctgtaatctcagcattttgtgaggcgaggccgaggctggtggatcacttgaggtcaggagttcgagaccagcctggccaacatggtaaaaccctgtctactaaaaatgcaaaaaattagccaggcatggtggcacatgcctgtaatcccagccacttgggaggctgagacaggagaatacttgaacctgggaggaggaggttgcagtgagccgagattgcaccactgtactccagcctgggcaacagatcaaggctccgtctcaataaaaataaaaataaaaataaattatctgggtGGAATGACACTGCCCACTCTGCCTTACATTAGAATGTTCCAGATGTCCCTGCAGGCTCATTGCAGAGGACACCATCCAAGAACATCGACTGTTGGGAAGCAGGGGGTGCAAGCCAGGCAAGGTCCTCCCACCCTGGAATTCTAAGTGGGAGGTACATTAATAGCCATTGCAAGATTCATTTGAAATTAACATAAAGGCTTCTTTGAATATTTCCTCATAAGAACAGTTAATGAAAACATTTCCAATCACGGTACAAGACTCACTTGGGCAAAGATGATGTCTCCTCTTTATTTCTTACAAGCTATAGGTTGTTAAAGTATTTAACCTTTCAgaaccttaatttcctcatctgtaaaatggtgaaaaCATTCCCCAACTCTTAAGAGTTcttgaaaggtaaaataaaataatgtatataaatcttGAAGTATTGGGTCTGACACAGTATCAatcataatatttttttaaaaattgtgttgaaGGATTCCCTTATGCCAGGTGCCATTCTCTGTAAGTTGGGGGTCTTTAACATCCACAGCCACCCTGGGAAACAGATACTATGACCATGCCTATTTTGGTTACGGAAGGTGCGGGGTCAGAggggttaggtaacttgcccaaggtcacaaaatgAAGTCTGGATAAGAACCAAGGCAATCTTGCCTCCTGAGGCAGACCCGGCCTCCAAAACActgcctctttcttttgtctagGGATACCCCTTATTAAAAAGGCAGTAATGGGGTAGTCACTCATATTTCATAGGTATCATTTTGCCTGCTACCCGCTACAGGAGTCATTTTTACCTTGCAAATCTGCAAGCTGTGAAAAAACATACTGCTTCTTCTAAAACACTGTTACTTTTCACGTGCTGTGTCCCAAAGCCAGGATGCACAACCTTTCTCTGGAGGGATCTTGCACCAAATACCTGAGGTAGCCCAAGAGAAAGAACAAGTCCCTGCAGCCAGCTGTTGCCGGAAGCCAAGCTGGAACGCTCTCTAAGCCTTAGCTTTAAGTCTATAAAATGTAAACCGAAGACAGTTGAAAGCCATTCCTGCTGGCCCTTAGTCTCCACTTCCATCCCCACGACGGCCTGGGGAACCATACAGACGGCAGGCTCTTGTCTTCATCCCTGGCCCAGGCGCTTATCCGCATTGGGGGCGGGGGCTTCTCCAATCCTTCATAAACTGCCCACCAGCGCACTGGGCGCGTTCCCGGGAGCTCCCTTCTCCGCCCAGTTGGTGCAGAGGGAAGACAGTCTGGGGAAGAAGCAGGAGGTGTCGGTACCGCCACCTGGAAGTGACCCCACCAGCGGTGCCCTCTTAGACAAGGCTGGCCTTGAGTGCATCACGTGCGGCCCTGGTCACTCCAGATGCCTAGGGAGAAGCGCAGCGCAGCAGGAGCAGCGCCTGGTCCTGGCCAGCTCTAGGGCGCACAGCTCAGAAATGTCAGAGCAGAAAGGCTtgccctgggggaaggggcaactCGCATGTGGAGCTGGGCAGCTGGAGCATCTGTGGAAGATCCAGGAAAGTGCTGGGGGAGCTGGCATGCCCGCTGCCTAATTCCCCCGTGGGCCTGCCGCCTTAGGTTTCTCAGGAGCAGGGCTAACCAGCTTGGAGCGGTGGGCTCTGTGGGAGCTCCAGGACTCCCCTAGCTCTCACCTCTCCAACATCAGCGAGGGAAGGAGTGCTCCTTCTGCCCGCGGAAGAGGGAAGTGAGGGACCCAGGCTGCCCCTCTCAACTGCAATGTACCTCCTCCCCACTCTGGCCCGGCAACGCTACTCTCAAACCCTTCCTAGACATAAGGTTTCATTTTAAACCAGGACACCCATGCTGTGACTGTTACCCAGAGtttcatttcttgtttgtttgtttgtttgtctgtttgttttggtaGATCAGAGCTGCTCAATTTTTTCCTCCGGAGGTTACGGACTACACAGATTTCTTTTCTTGGCTCCAGATTGATggtggtgggtgggtgtgggggggTATGAAATACAGAATGTGGCCCGTCTACATCGCCATCACTTTATTGTACTGTCACCCTTAATTTAACTATAAATACTACGGTGGGGGCTAGTCGCGGGCGGCGTCGGGCTGCTGGGCTGTGGGTCCCGGCGCGCCCTGACCCGAGGCGCCGACCCTCCCGGCTCTGTACACTATTTACAGCTCTTCGTTCCTCTTTCTCGACCCCCTCCCGCAAGGCAGCGCGTGTGCAAGAAAGTAGCATCGTCTGTCTGTGCAAGTCCTTCGAGTTAGGTAAGTAATACGAGCAAGTGTCCCGCGGCCGTCAGCTGTCAGAGTCCAAATCGCTTTtaccttcctcttccctcttctccgGTGATGCCTTCGACGACGACGACGACGTCTTGTTCCACTTCTCCGCGTTCTCCGACTCCTCCGATGAGGACCGCTTCTGCCGCCTCCATTTGGCGCGGCGGTTCTTAAACCAGACCTGTTGCGCAACGGAGGACAAAACATTTCAGATCAAAGGCGCGCTTCCCCCAGTCCCGGGGCACCCGGGTAGCTCGGTGTGGCGGCGGGACACCCCGCGCAGGCCAACAAAAGGAGGGGAGCCGCTTGCTCCCGCTTCCGCGTTTTCATTCAACTTCCTGGGCCTAAAGCGCCCTCCAGCAGCCTGCGGGCCGCCATCGGGATGTTTTTAAAGTGCGGGTAGAGCCAAGCAGGGCTGGGCAAACCCGGCTGGGGCCCCACCTCGCGGGGAAAGACCGCTAGGCGCCCGCGGCAGGCCCCGGCGCCTACCTCCACTTTCTCCTCGCGGAGGTGCACTTTCCGGGCCAGCTGCTCGCGCGTGCCCACGTCCGGGTACTTGGTCTCCTGGAAGAGGTTCTCCAGCGCTTCGAGCTGCTCGTCAGTGAAGATGGTGCGGTGCCGCCGCTTCCGCCGGCAGTGCAGCTGGTTGAGAAGCTGCAGCTCGGTGCGCGACAGCGTGCCCACGTTCATGTAGGGCAGCATCTGGTGCGGTACAGGGGACACCAGCACCGAGCCGGGGCCCTCGTAGCCTGCGACAGAGTGGGGCGCACGGTCAGCCGCCCGCCCTCGCCACCGCACGCATGCACGCCCGCCAGCCCCCGACCCTCTTCCACTTAGAAGTCGTCTGCAAGGGGGTGCTGAGAACTGGGGGTGCACGGGAATCAGGGGTGCAGGGAAAAGGAGCGTGTTAGAGCGTCCATCCGCACACCCCCCAAAgtcagagaattaaaaaaaaacccagtctCCCCGGGCAGGCACTGAATTCCAGTTTTCGCGAACTCTGGCCAAAAGTTTGCAGCAAGAAGTTTGCAAACTCCTGCGCCCGATCGGCAAAAGCGGAGGGGGGACTTGCAGGAGGAGCAAAGTTTGAAGAAGGTGAATTAACCAACTGGCCCCATGGGCTAAGGACCGCGGTGGGCGGCAAAGGCCGGAGCGAGCGCGACCCTACCTGGGGGCGTCGGGACGCAGGAGCACTGCTGGGCGCCCAGCGGCGGCACGGCCCCGCAGCAGGCCGGGCCCACGGGCGCCGCCTGCACGTGCAGCTGCCCGTAGAAGTAGTTGTTGTAGCCGAGGCGGGAGCCGCTGACCGCGGCCGGGAGGCCTGCGCCGCCGGGGGCCACGGGGCGCGGGTAGAAGGCGCCATAGTCCGAGGAGGCGCCGCCGCTGGCGCCGTAGAGCGAGTCCCCGTGCAGGGCCGGGAAGACGACGGGAGCCGCAGCGCTGGGCGCCACCGGCAGCACCGAGTCCTTGCAGCGCGGCCGGGCGGCCAGGATGTTGTCGATGCTGAACATGCTGGCGGGCATCCCCGAGCCCCGCGCCGGGACCGGGGGGCGGCGGGAACGTGCCGAGGACAGAGCCTTAAAGTGGGGGGGTCCACTCTCCTCTAGCCGCCGACCAAACCGAAAGAGAGCGCCGGCGAGCGCGCAGCCCtgcgcccctccccgccccctgcgtccgctctccctcctcccgcccTCCCCTAGCCGCAGCGTTCGCTGAACTCAACCCGCGGGTAGGACGGAGCTCCGACCAGCTGAACCTCTTGTTGGTTTTATACTGAGTCGACGTCATCCTGGATTTAGTTCCTGGTAATATGCAGATGACAAACAGAACCAGATTTggccctttcttttcctttgggtgggggaagggggttgggggagggggagtggTGCCAAGGGGAGGGGGTTACAAGGCCTGAAAAGAGATTGTGGATTGCGAATTAATGAAATTAACCTAATCTTTTCCATTCGGCAGCCGGGCAGAGGGGCCGGCCGAGCTGGGCGGGCGGCCTAATTGCCTTGGTTAATCTCATTAATACCATTGTGCCGCCGCAATTAACAACTCCCTCCGCCCGacctctccacccccacccttttTTCTCAGATTGGGTCCTATTATTGGGTGCGATTTCCTCTGCCTGTAGCTCAAACTCATTGTGGACGATTTTTCTTTGGGgctactttttttcccctttcggAATTGGTGGTTTTAGAAAATGTGAGGGGCTGCATCCCCTCTCAAGCAGGATTGAAAATTCCACCACTCCTCCGCGCCCCCATGTACTCACCGCCTAATTTCACctcttttttaaatcttgagTTTCTCTCCCGAATGGAACTTGTTAACAGCCCCAAAAACCTTTTGGTtttggaaaaaacaaattttgtaaaGGCAAAAAACGACTAAAGGAGGGGTGCATCATGCTTcttagaaagaattttttttttttttttccagccactCTTGGTCTGAAAACTACCGTGGCAGTCCCTAGGTCCTACACAGCGAAGACCAAATTCAGCGGCTCTTTAAAATTCGCCACCAAGAGTTGCAGTCTGAAGCGGTGCTTCCAGCTGCTCCCACCGTGGGTGTCGGTagtttttgtgcttttaaaaaattatttttgggaaTGTGGTGTCTTCTCTCccaaactattattattattattattattattggttttcAATCCAGATGGGGTCTTTGGGACTTCCCTATCTTCTTCCCTAATAATTGGGTCGCATTTTTCCTTACGACCTGCTGGTTCCCGGATAGGGACGGGCCCCCTACCCGCGGCCTGCCCTTCCGCCTGGCAGGCCCTGGGTGGACTCCCTGGGCCCCAGTGACCTGGACGATGGCCGGCTCTCATAGCGGCAGGCGGCCGCGGTGATTTGCGGGATTCTCGGCATGGCACGGCCAGCCTGCCCGAGCCACGGGAGGCGCAGCCTGCCCACCACTCACTGCAAGCAGGCGGCCGAGCGCCCTTCGAGAAGGTAGGCGACGGTACGCGCGGAACAAAAGCAGTCCCCCAGATCCTGTGGACCGGGTGCAAGCCCCCGGCTTGCAACTCAGGCCACTCCAGGGGAAGGGGCAGTACCCGACCAAGGCGATACGGCCGAGAGCCGGAGATGGAGACCTCGCGTTTCCTGAAGGAAGGCCACCTTTAACTCACACCTATTTTTCGCGATTTGTCTCTGTCTAATTAACCAAGGACCCCTCAAAGTTGTCTGAAGTCGCCGCGGTAAGGCTAAGTAAGTGGGCTGCCCACTCCCCGGTGCAGGGGCAAAGGGGAAAGGCCACTTGTCAATGGCTGTTCGGGTTTCAAAGAGCCATTGCACGGAGGTTTAGTCCTGTCCGAGGGCACTACTCTGGCGCCGCGCAGAAGCGGCCCAGTGGAGCCAGGCGGCGGCGCTtctcctcctaggcctcccagcGTGGACCTCTGTGTCCTCACACCCGCCGGCTTGTGGCCTGAGAGTTGCGCCTTCCAGTGTTGCGCAAACTAGAGGTGGTTGTAAGTGGGGATTAGGACACGACGGAGATGGGTCTCAATTTGGAGAAGcaattagattttttcttttttcttttttaacaataaaaacaaggAGGGAGTGTGACCCTCCGCTTAGAGAGGCCAGGTCTAGGATAAGAAGTGAGGCACCTTCCATCTCCCACTGACTAGGATgaaggcttttttgttgtttcgtTCTCAGAGACTTAAATCATCGTGCTCCAGGGCAGATACTCCCCCACCAATCTTTCCCAGGTTTAAATCTACGGGGTGGTTGATGGAAGACAACTAGAGGCTGCAACTTCAGCAGTGACTGCCTGCGTTTGTGTTGGAGGCTGGGTGTGCGCTGCGGTGCGCGTGAGTGGATCTTTTAAGACCTTTGTCTGAGCCGGGCAGAGGCACAAGTGCCACCGGACGCTTGGGACAGATCCCTCGTCCTGTTCTTGCAAAGATGCCAAATCAGGATAGAGGCAAGATTTCAACCTCAGATCTGAAAAAGAAGTGTCTCCAGGTTTTTAAAAGTGTCGGACAACCACCTCCACACACCCCTCCGTCTCCCCTTCCACCTGGTATGTTGTTCTTTCTAATAACCAGGTTTAGCAAACTCCTATACTGCGCCTGTGCTTTCCTGCAGCCCTCGGCTGTACAAGCGGAGCCCCGTACAGCATCTGAGCGTCAGAGTTCTAGACCTAACCTTGCCACCTTGCAAATTACCCCTTCTCTGGAGGCCTCAAGATTTTAGTTGATCAAACCAGCACCAACATTCATTGAGTCCCTTTACAACCCTAACATTTAATGAGACTTGGTAATTGTCATCCGTTCGCCAAGGAGGTTGGGGATGAACTTGGGggcattttcttgtttatttttcattgagaCAAAGGAGTGTGctgtccccacccctgcccccagacAAGGACAGGATTCCTACATCAGCTGAGTCTAAAATAAGGAAAAGCCAGTGCTCCCGCGGAGGGGACTTTCCGGGAAGGGGGTCACAGGAaccccaaggccacacagctccaGACACTCTGCCGGAGATCTGGGGGAGCTCACCCCTGCGCGGCGAGACCTCCCCCACCGGGTTGCTCCTTCAATCTGCAGCCGCGGGGAGGCAGGCCCCAGGAAAGGCAGTCCGGGCTCGGTGCTCGCGCTGCGCCTTGACGGGCGGAAACCCACAAGTGTCCTCAACGTGCTAAACAAACCATCAGGGCTCCGCGTCGCCTGGCGCAATTGGAATAACAAATGCGACGCACGCAAATTGTCCGCCTCGTGTTGCTAAGCGATTGTTTGTCGGCCCCGCACGCACGGCTCAGCATGGGAGGACAGCCAGCGTCCAGAGGCAGCCGGCGAGCGCTTAGGTCGGAAATGCAGTAAACATGACGCTGATTTTCCCTATTATCACCCAAACACGATTTCACACAAAGCAATCACCACGCAGAAGTCTATGAAAATGTGTTTGTTGAGGAGTCACTCGCCCCAGTAATAGCCCTCATTTTTAAGATATTAAAGAATAGATCAGCGGATTCCACATGCATAAGGTCTATTTGCCGTTCGGCATCTGTCACGGCGCTTTTGCGCTGCGGTCATCACTAAATTGATTCATAGAGTGTAGATTCAATTGCTTCTCTGATTTAAAACAGTGCCCAAGTTTGGAGTATGCGTGTGGGTATCTTCTCCCGCCCCAAGATATTTTTGTCATGGAGAAAACTGTCGCCCCACTAACCTTACACCCCATCCCGCataactgtaaaaaataatgCATCTTCGACCCCAACTTCTTACGGTTCGTTTCAGGAACTTTCTTAATTCTCTCCGTCTCCTGCCCGGCCACAGAGCAGAGTTCACAATCGGATGCGTTTAAGTAGGATTTTTCGTGTCATGTGCAAAAAGGCGGTGTGTCCTTTTCAAAGGTACGGAGCCCTCCTCCGAGGGCGCATTAGCGAGGTCAGAGGAATTAGGAGCAATGCGCGGAGCCCCCTGCAGCCCGTGTGCTGCGCCAAGACCCCAGCCGTCCTCACTGAGCAGAATGGTTATGTTGCTTGTATTGGGACTTCTAAAAAATCCAGTCTCAAAGCTAAGTGCTCAAACCCCGTTCCACGGCCCTGCTGCTTTCTGGAGGACATCTCCGGTAGCCCCAGGTGATTTTCCGTGTGAGGTTGGGTGGGTGGAGTAGAGCCAGAGGCGCAAATGCCTCCAGGCTAAGGGGCAGCGCGCACTAGAGCTGGATCTCCTGCTTTCGGAGTGGCGGGCATAAGGGAGCTTTCTAGCTGATTTTTTGCTAGAAGTTTTGCAACGCTCCAAATAAAAGCACCCGAGCccttaaggaagaaataatcaaGGTGTTAGGAAAGctcaacagaagaaaagagaagagaagagaagaaggggCTGTCGAAAAATGACGTGTTCCCAAgaccttagaaaaaaataataataataaatagcttGGGCTTTCCGGGGTTGCAGAAATCCGATTTCAGCCGGGCTATTTACCAAAGTTTGTTTCAAAATGACTGCACCTTTGCTTTTGCAAGTCACAGAATGCAAATGATGATAATTTGTTCTCAGAAGAAGTTTCTCTTGAAATGATTAGCGAAGTCAGTCATTTGAAAATTAGAACGAAGCCCTTCGCTAACTGATATCTGCTTCTAAAGTTTTCATTCATGTAAACCTCATTAATGAAGATCTTTTATTTAAACGTCAAGGGGATTTGAAATTTAGAGTAAATTATGAAGCTTGTATGTCTAGCCAAGTCATGGGTCAAATGCATTTGTGAAAAACTGCTAAAGAGCATATGGTTTTGAATTTTTCTACAATGACTAGTGTTTAAATAAATTGCTTGTACTGCTTAACTTCATGTGTAATTTTGACAGAAATTGGCCTATAGCCTTTTGATATGTAAACATTTCAGCCTTTTATGCGGTATAAAAAAGACACTTGCTTTTTAGGATCAGTCCAGGCAGTCACCCTGTAATTCAGAAAGCTGGTACCTACCATTACATTCTTGCTAGATTTCAACTTTCAAGTGGCAGCCTcagggggagaaaaaagaaaagaaagaaagaggatatTTCAAAAGCAATGTCCATTTGGGATTAAAAGCTACAAATGAGGTGAGAACGTGCCACT
The Theropithecus gelada isolate Dixy chromosome 7b, Tgel_1.0, whole genome shotgun sequence DNA segment above includes these coding regions:
- the GSC gene encoding homeobox protein goosecoid gives rise to the protein MPASMFSIDNILAARPRCKDSVLPVAPSAAAPVVFPALHGDSLYGASGGASSDYGAFYPRPVAPGGAGLPAAVSGSRLGYNNYFYGQLHVQAAPVGPACCGAVPPLGAQQCSCVPTPPGYEGPGSVLVSPVPHQMLPYMNVGTLSRTELQLLNQLHCRRKRRHRTIFTDEQLEALENLFQETKYPDVGTREQLARKVHLREEKVEVWFKNRRAKWRRQKRSSSEESENAEKWNKTSSSSSKASPEKREEEGKSDLDSDS